In Beijerinckia indica subsp. indica ATCC 9039, the genomic window TGCGCATTGGTGCTTCCGCCGAACAGATTCTCACGCTTTTGGGAACGCCTTCGACAACATCGACCGTCGGCGGCGATGCCTGGTATTACATCACTCAGGTCACCGATCACAGCTTCCAATTCCTAGCGCCGAAGCTCGTCGATCAACGCGTCTTCGCGGTCTACTTCGACAAATCGAAGAAAGTCACGCGTGTTGCCAATTATGGCATGGAAGACGGCAAGGTAATCGATTTCATCACACGCACGACGCCGACAGGCGGTGCGGAATCGACCTTCCTCAAAGGCATGTTGCTTAACCTGATGCGCTTCAGCAGCTAGAGCATCCGACACGGTTCAATGTGACCGTCCGGCGCTTGAAAGCCTCGAGCCAAAGCTTGAGGCCCTGGGCTCCCGCGCATCATCCAGTTTCGCGCCAGGAATGGATGTTAGAGCTTGCAAAGACCAGGGGCACAAATCGTGACCCGAGTATCGAGAATCACAGATTCTCGATACCTCACTTTTTAAACTTATCCACTTGTCCTCATTGAACCGCGGCGAGTCACGCTTCAATGAGGGTGGATACTAGAGCATCAAATTGATCCCAAAAGTGGCTCCCACTTTTGGGATCAATTTGATGCGTTTTCAAAAAAAGACAGAGCGAAGCGAATGCGCTTTGCATCAAGAAGAACACTGGAGGATCGAGGAAGCGGTGGCCAGCGTGATCGATCGGTTGGCTCAGGAGGTCGATAAAGAGGAGAACAAGCATGGCCGCACTCGTGACGCCTACTGTCGAAACGCTGATGCCCCTTGGTTCCGATTTTTTCGCGAGCGGAATCGAAGGTCCCGCGACCACCGCCCATGCGAGAGACCTCGTCGCGCAAGCCGATGTGCTCCATACGCTTGAACTACACCAGCCTTCAGGCACTGCCGAGACTTTCATCAAGCCGAGCCTGCGCGTTGCAGCCTGGAATCTTGAGCGCTGTAAACATGTCGAGGCCTCAGAGGCTCTCCTGCGGCGGAGCGGCGCTGATATCTGTCTCCTCTCCGAGATGGACAATGGCATGGCCCGTTCCAGCAATCTGCATACGACGCGCGAACTCGCCAAAAAGCTCGGCACGGGCTATCTTTTTGGTGTCGAATTCATCGAATTCGGCCTCGGCACTCCAGAGGAAGAAGAGCGTTTCAAGGGACAAAAGAATATTCTTGGCCTGCATGGCAATGCCATCCTCAGTCCCTTGCCGATGCGGGACAATGCGCTTCTGCCGCTTGATGATGGCACGATCTGGTACGGTCTCAACTGGCACCACCGGCGCATTGGCGGACGCAATGCGATCCTGACCTCGATCGAATGCGCGCATATGAATATTCTCTTCATCAGCACGCATTTCGAGACATTGACGAAACCGGAAGGACGGCGCGCCCAGATCGATCTGATCCTTGAAGAGTTGGCCAAACGGGGTCAGGCCGATCATGTCGTCATTGCCGGCGATTTCAATACGGCCACTCTGCCCGATATCGACGGCATGGCGTCCCATCCTGACTGGTTCGAGGCGCCGGAAATCTTCGAGCCCATGTTTACCTCCTTGCGCGAGGCCGGTTTCGAATGGTTGCGCGGCAATGACAGGGGCCAGACACGCCGCCGGCTCGACGACGGACGGCCGCCGCCGGTGCTTCGCCGCATCGACTGGTTCTTCACCAAGGGACTTGAAGTGTCCAATCCACAAATCTGGCCGGCCGTCGACGAAGCGGGCAATCCGTTATCGGATCACGAGATGATCAGTCTCGATATTTCCCTGGTACCGCCCAGAGTTTGAGGGCTATTGGCAAAGACAGCACCCTGCCTCCCAACCACTTCCTTTGAAGGCATTCGCTGATCTCAACAACAGACACGCATCACAGCATCCTGCTCTGCATCGAACAACCGGTACGCTGTTCCAGGGGTTTTGCCACATGCGCCAGATTGCAGGCAGAATTGACCAGGGCAATATGCGAGAAGGCTTGCGGAAAATTGCCAACGAGCCGGTGCGTTGTCGTGTCATATTCCTCGGATAGGAGGCTGAGATCATTGGCAAGGCTGAGAAGCCGCTCGAACAAAGCCTTTGCCTCATCGATCCGTCCGAGCAGGATGAAATTATCGACAAGCCAGAAGCTACAGGCGAGAAAAACACCCTCTCCGGGCGGTAAGCCGTCAAGGGTTTCGTTTGTGTTATACCGGCATACCAATCCATCGCGCAGCAAATCGCGTTCAATCGCTGTGACTGTGCCGCGCAAGCGTGGATCATCCACGGCCAGAAAGCCGACGAGCCCGAGAAGCAAAGTACTAGCGTCGAGTAGTTTCGATCCATAGCTTTGGGTAAAGGCACCGATCTCCGCGTCATAAGCCTTCTCGCAAATTTCCGCATGGATCATCGCACGCAAATCGCGCCAATGATCGAGAGGCCCCGGCAGACCGAATTGTTCGATGCTCTTGACGCCTCGGTCGAAAGCCACCCAGCACATCACCTTGGAATAAGTGAAATGTTGGCGACCACCGCGGACTTCCCAAATCCCGTCATCAGGCTCCCGCCAGATCGTTTCCAGATGCGTGAGCAAGGCGCATTGCAACGGCCAATCAACATCATCCTGCACCAAACCGTGCCGCCGGCTCTGGTAGAGCGCATCGAGCACTTCGCCATAGAGATCGAGCTGCAATTGACCAGCCGCTCCATTGCCGATGCGCACCGGTTGCGCGCCTTCATAGCCCGCGAGCCAGGGAAGGATGGATTCGGGCTGATGACGTTCACCGCCGACGCTGTAAAGGATACGGACCTGCGATGGTTCACCCCCGAGTGCCCGCACCAGCCAGCTTCGCCATTTGACGGCTTCATTCGTGTATCCGGTATTCATCAAGGCGAGCAAAGTGAAGGTCGCATCGCGGAGCCAACAAAACCGATAATCCCAATTGCGGGTCCCACCCAATTGCTCCGGCAATGAAGTTGTCGGCGCCGCGATGATTGCACCAGAGCGTTGGAAAATCAGGCCCCGCAAGGTCACGAGGGAACGTTGGATCGTCGGCGTCCAGACTTCCTGCCCGCGCGTGCCCTTCCCCCAGTTTCCAAGGCCAGTCCAGGCGGTCCAGGTTCGATCCGTCTGTTCCAAAGCTTTTTCGGGATCGATTGGGCGCAGCACATCGGCATAGGACAAGACATGGCTCAAAGTGAAATCCACGCTCTCGCCCGCGACGACGTCAAACTCAGCGCCATAGGTCGCTCTCGGATCGGCCCCTTGCGGTTCCAGCATGACAGGTGTGCGCAAGATTACCCGATCGGGTCCCGCGACCGCATGCAATCCGCCATCCTCATGCCGCCGGATCAAGGGCACGATTGATCCATATTCGAAACGAACGATCCATTCTGTCTTGAATTTTACCGTGCCGCGTAGACCACGCACGATGCGCACAACATGCGAGCCGCGAATTTTCAACGGCATGCAATCAATGACGATCGCCGCTCCCTCATCCGTTTCAATGAGGGTTTCCAGGATCAAGGTGCCATCGCGATAATGCCGGCTGATCCTGGCCGAAGGATCGCCCGGCGCGATGAGCCAGCGTCCATTGTCCGGACCACCGAGCAATTGGGCGAAACAGGCGCCGGAATCAAAACGCGGCCAGCATAGCCAATCGATCGAACCATCACGCCCGACGAGCGCCGCCGTCTCACAATCGCCGATCAACGCATAATCTTCGATCTTCAACGACATCGCCCGTTCCTTGCACCTTTGCTGCCCACTGGTTTGTCCCAGCGTTTAGCTGTCCTGACCATAGGGCCAAGGCATTCAAGGGTGAAGCCAGGATTATGGATCCTGCAGGAGCTTGCGAATGGGATGAGCGCTCTGACGGTTTTGAGAATGGCCGCTGAACCCTTCCCGTATTTGGCTTTCAAATGAAACCAACATCGCTTGTGCAATCGAACGCGGAGCAATCTTCTCTCGCATCGCCCCTGAAAGGGGTGCTTCTTGAGAAAGCGGTTGCTGTTGCCCCTTTCAAAAGGAATAGCGAAGCGAGACGCATGCCGGACGGCACAGCCTTCCTATGATGCGAACTCTATGGACGAGCCGAGCCGGCGTTCGTGATCGTTCAGCTTCTTATTCAAAGGTCAAGGGACACCGCAGCGGCATGGAACTCAAAGATCTGAAGGGGTGAAAAGGAGTTCATGCGCCGAGACGTCCTTGATCGCGATCAGGGAAGGCGCGCTGGCGAAACGATCGCGTGCTCGCGCCAGATCAGCATAAGAGACGAAGGCCGCCGGCAGAATGGGCTGCGCTCCGCGCATGACCTGGGGCAAGGAGACCGAGACCGTATAAGCAAGATCGTTCAAGTCGGGACGGCGTGGCGGGGAAGGCGCCTCAAAGCCCACGCCCTGCAAACCATCCATATTGGAATTGCCAGTCTCGACGTTATCCGTTCGCACCGCCGCCAATTGCGTACCGATCTCGATCGGCCGCGTGGGCGGGACCGGAACCTGTGCACTGAGCAATCCGGGCTGCGCCGGCAGCGGTTGCGGGCGCGCCCGCACTGGCGCGTAATTGTTGCGCGACGCGGAATCCTCGCCAATACCCAAAGCCGACATCACGCCATTATAAAGACTCGAGAGCGTATCCTCTGACCCCGGTTGGTGTGGTGCATTAGACAGCGTGGTGCGCGCAGGAGCGGCGGAGGCCAGCATGATCTTCGGCTCGGCGGGATGTGGCCCACGAGGCGCATCACAATCACGAATGCCGAGCGCGATCAATTCCGCGCCGCGCAATACGCGATAATCGCGCGTGAGGCCGCCAAGGCGAGCCTGTACGGGCGCCGGATAAGAACTGAACAATTGCTGCGAAACACCGTAATTGCTTTGGTGATTGCGCGGATCATAGGCGAGGTGAAACTTCAGGACGCTGTCGTGATAGACGCAGACATTGGGCAGGCTGAGCGCCAAAGTGCAGGCCGAACGGCATTCATGCAACCGCACCTCGCGGGCCGTCGTACGATAGAGTTCCGTCTGGGCCTGATATTCCGAGACATAGCCGCCAACATCCTTGGTCACAATAACGGGATAGGGCATGGGCGGAGGGGCGAGATAACTCAACGTTCACCTGTTATTAACGTCATGTTCAATCGCGTCAAACGCACGGCGTAGATTACGCAAACGTGGTGAAAGCATCCTTAACCGGCCACGAAAGCGGCTTAGCCATTTTGGGTTCTTGCCGAGAAATTATGGCGCTTCTAAGCTTGCGCTAGATTGGTGCGACAAAAAGACAATGAAAGCCGAAGCTTAGCCGATCAAGAAAATGACGAAAAATGGGTGAGGCTGGCGCCTGATGAGATGGGGCTCTGGTGATTTCACGCGATTATCGCGCCTTACACCCGGCTATCTTCGAAACAATAACCGAGATAACGGACTGAATTGATGGGATCATAGCCGAGCTGCCGACGCAGCTTCTTGCGCAATTTGCTGATATGGCTTTCGACGACATTCTCCTCGATCTTCTCGTCGAAAATGCCATAGATCGAATTGAAGATTTGCGTCTTGCTGACCCGCCGCCCGCGATTATTGACCAGATATTCCAGAATCCTTCTCTCTCGCCGGGGCAATTGTAGCGTGGATCCTTTCACCTCAGGATCACGGCCGTCAAAAAATACGCGCAGGTCCCCGATCAGGGTCGAATCCTGCCGCTCTTCATGACGGCGCTTGATCGCGCCAACCCGTGCCAGAATCTCCCGCACATGGACTGGCTTGCGAACGACATCATCGGCGCCAGCCGCGAAAAGGCTCAAGGTCTGTTCGAGTGAGGCGGTGTCGTTGAGGGCGATAAGTGGAGCCGGCGAGCGTTCGCGGATAATTTTGGGCAGACCCTGGCGTTCCTGACAATCGCCAAGCAGGAACGCTTCCACGGCGAATAAATCCGTCTCGGCGGCACTCCTGACCCAATCGCCAAATTCCTCCGGCCGAAATCCCGTCGAGGAAATCCCCTCATTCGCGAAGCGGGACACATATCCCGAGGTCACGATTTCCCGCTCATCAATGATTACCAGCATGCTAGCCCCCGAATCGTCAGTTCGATGAGCCATCGTAACAATTTTAGGTTGTAATACAACCTGGTTTATTAACTTTTGGTTGTATTTTTCGCGTCAAAAAGCGAATCCTCTTTTTGCTTTCTCCATAAATTACATGAATATCAAATAGATATGTATAATGCGCTTGAAATGATGCAGGGGGCACAGCCGAGTGCCGGCAAGCTACGCACAACCTATAGATGCATAATGAAGCGCGGGAACAACTCGGGCTGGCTGAGCCGCCTGCGCCAAGCCCATTTTCAAGCCCCTTCCGCAGCGCCCGAACGAGAAAGGCTCTGAGTTTGATGAAAACCGATTTTGACGGGAAGCGAAGGGACGCAGATCGAAACAGCCCTCTTCGTTTCGATTGCACTCCATCAAATCGCGGCATCTCGCATTTCGGAGGCAAGTTTTAACCGCTCTACCACTCATTAAAATTTACTGAATGTGATCCATTCCAGCCATTTTTTAATTCGTCGTGCTGTGAGTTTGATTTATAGCCAATGGCATAGGTCGAGCTGTTTTCCGAGGCGTACACGACTAGAGCGTGTGGGGACGGAAAATCCGCGTATCCGGGAACAAGGGTCGCAAACCCGCTGGCTTGATCGAACAATGCATCAAATGGGAAGGACCTGAGCGCTTGCAATCCCGGATTGTCATGGCTGCCACTGCCGCGTTTTCTGTTGTCTTCCTGTCCGCGTCAGAGGGACGCTGCGATGATCAAGACGACATTCGGGTTCTCAAGGAAGAAATGCGGCGCTTGCAGGCCAAGGTCCGGATCCTTGAGGCAAAACAGGCCAAGCCCCAGACCGCCGCGCCGCGCGGCCAGGTCCCGCAATCAGCGGGAGGGACGCCAACCCAGAATGGAGCCCAGCCCACGGCGCCTGTCCAACCCACTCCTATCGCGACGCCCTTCGCGATCACGCTGCCAGACAACCACAAGCACAACTCGGCCATCAATCTTCGCTCATCGAGCCCGGCGGCGATCACGCAGACCGCCGTGGATTCGCTGCCTCCGATTTTGACCATCGGCGGCGTTTCCCTGACGCTCGGCGGTTTCATCGAATTGTCGAACATCTATCGCGACAAGAACATGACCAGCGGCCCGGCGACCGCATGGGGCAGCACGCCCTATTTCAACGATCCCAACGCCCATACCAGTGAATATCGTATCTCCGGGCAATTGACGCGCCTCAGCGCCCTGGCCAAGGGCGAGATCGACGATCACAGAACCCTCGGCGGCTATATCGAAGCGGATTTCGGCGGCGCCGCAGGCACCGCGAATAGTTATCAGATTAGCGGCTATAATGCCCGCATACGCCAAGCTTATATGAGCTATGACGACAATGAAATGGGTTTCCATTTTATTGCCGGACAAGCGTGGAGCCTTGCAACCAATTATACCAAGGCCCTGTTGCCGCGGCAGGAACAAGTTCCTCCCGTCGTGGACAATAATCAAATCCCCGGCATCGTCTTCACCCGTGTGCCGCAGATGCGATTGGTCAAGGATTTCGATCAGAAATATTGGATCGGCCTCTCGGCGGAAGAATCGCAAGCCAATTATGCTTTTTCGCCGACCACCGCGTCGGGTGATGTCCTGCCACCGGCTTTCGGAAGCGCGGGCGGAACGCGGGTCGTCTATAACAATGCGGGCGGCGTGCTCTTGAACTCGTTGACGCGTTACAGTTTCGACGCGGCGCCGGATATTATTCTCAAGGGGGCAGCCAATACATCCTTCGGCCATTATGAGGTCTTTGGTCTCGGCCGCTGGTTCCGGTCGCTGGCTCTGCCCTATGGCTCACCCAGCTTAAGCACGAAAACCGTCTTCGCTGGCGGCATCGGCGCCGGCACGACGATCCCCATCATGTCCAAGCTCGATTTCACTGGCAATATTCTCGTCGGCAAGGGGATTGGACGTTATGGCCCCTCGCTCATTCCGGATGCGACCTTCAATGCGGACGGCAGTCCCTCTCCCATTCCCGAACTGATCGCCTCCATCGGTTTCATCGGTCATCCGCGCGATGATCTCTTGCTTTATGCCTATGGCGGTATCGAGACGGCCAAAGGACGCACCTATTTTGGCCCCGGCAATGCCGAAAACGGCTATGGCGCGAACAATCTCAATCTCGCCGGTTGCAATATTGTGTTTGCGACCTGTAACGCGCAATTGCAGACCCTGACCAGCTTCACGCTGGGCGGCTGGTGGCACATGCTGAAAGGCAGATACGGCAGCTTGATGAGTGGCTTGCAATATACCTATATCCATAAATATGCCTTTGCCGGCAATAATGGTACGGGACAGGTCCTGCGGCCGAATACGGAAGGCAATACGCTTTATGTCACCTTCCGCTATTTCCCATTTCAATAATAGCGTTGTCGTGACACTGCGCATCCCATGCCGCAGGAGCCTTCTTTCCAAGAGACCAGCGGCTTCTTAAGCACAGCGACCATTTCGTGCATGGTCCCCATGCCGCTCCTGCGTTATTTCGCAATCGAAAACATGACCTCCGGAAAAGTTGAATAGCCTTTCCGGGACGGACATGTATCAAGACAGCGTGGCGCGCTGATCGCGGTCATCAACGAGAAACAGAAATCCGACTTTTTGAAGCCCGGGAGACGCAATCCTCGGGGTGATTGTGTCACTGTGGCGATTGAGCAGGTGACGGATGTCAAAAATGTACGGCAATGATCTCAATGGATCACAACCACGTTAGAATGTTTCCCGCCTAGAACCTTTGCTGGTCTCATCCGTTCCTCTCCGAATCCCATAATGGGTGACGGCCTGCAGATCCGCGCGTTTTGGAACAGACCGTCTCCATTATCCGCTTCCCTTTCGATTCACGTTGCTGATCGATCATGACTCAAGATCATTCTGGCCTTGGATGTTTACAAAGGGCATCGACAAGACTCGTTTGATGGGCGTCCTCGATCTGTCCGCACTCCTCTAGAATCTGGATGCCAGACACACTGGAAATCCTTGTTGATGCTATTTTCCGGGAGTTTCGACGACGTATCGGGAAAGCGTCCCGACACGAACCATAAACATGGCCTCGTCGTCCCTTCCCGGTCCCACCTATTTCCCGCGACAATCTCCAATTCATGCGAGGTAAGAATGACTTATACGGTTGGCAGCTATTTGGGCGAGCGTCTGGCGCAGATCGGCTTGAAACATCATTTCGCGGTAGCCGGTGATTATAATCTCGTCCTCCTCGATCAGTTGCTGACGGTGAAGGGCACGGAACAGGTCTATTGCTGCAACGAGCTCAATTGCGGCTTTAGCGCCGAAGGCTATGCCCGTGCCAATGGCGCTTCCGCCGCCGTAGTGACCTTCAGCGTCGGCGCGATCTCCGCCTTCAATGCAGTCGGCAGCGCCTATGCCGAAAATCTGCCGCTCATCCTGATTTCCGGCGCGCCGAACTCAAATGATCATGGCAGTGGTCACGTCCTGCATCATACAATCGGCACAACCGACTACACTTATCAATTGGAACTCGCCAAGAAAATCACTTGTGCTGCGGTCTCGATCATTTCTCCCGATCACGCGCCGACGCTGATCGATCATGCGATCCGCACGGCCTTACGCGAAAAGAAACCGGCCTATATCGAGATTGCCTGCAATGTCTCGGGCCTTCCCTGCGCCGCTCCCGGCCCCGTGAGTGCGCTCCTGCCGACGACACCGAGTGATAGCGCGACTGTCAACGCGGCTGTCGAGGCCGCGGTCGAATTTCTGTCGAAGCGGGAAAAGATCGTTTTGCTGATTGGCAGCAAGCTGCGCGCAGCCGGCGCCGAGGCGGAAGCCATCAAGCTCGCCGACGCGTTGGAGTGTGCTGTCGCCACGATGGCCGCCGCCAAAAGCTTCTTTCCCGAAGATCATCCGCATTATATCGGTACTTATTGGGGTGAGGTCAGCAGCGCCGGCGTCAAGGAAATCGTCGATTGGGCGGATGGTATTTTATGCCTTGGACCCGTCTTCAATGATTATTCCACGGTTGGCTGGACCGCCTGGCCGAAGGGACCGAATGTCCTCGTCGCGGACAAAGACGAAATCACACTCACGGACCATGCTTTCAACGGCATCACCTTGAAGGAATTTCTCGCCACCCTCACCGAACGCCTGAAGGGCGTGAAGAAGAATGCGACCATGGTGGAATTTCACCGCGTCGTGCGTCCGGTTGCGCCGACCATTGCGGCCGATCCGAAAGCGAAATTGATGCGGGCTGAAATGGCGCGCCAGATCGAGACCGTGCTCACCGAAAATACGACGCTTGTGGTGGAAACCGGGGATTCCTGGTTCAACGCCATGCGCATGAAACTGCCGCATGGCGCCCGCGTCGAATTCGGGATGCAATGGGGCCATATCGGCTGGTCGATTCCCGCGACCTTCGGTTATGCCGTGGCCGAACCGGACCGCCGCATCGTCACCATGGTCGGTGACGGCTCCTTCCAATTGACCGCGCAGGAAGTCGCGCAAATGGTCCGTCGCAATTTGCCGGTGATCATTTTCCTCATCAACAATCACGGATACACGATCGAGGTCGAGATCCACGACGGACCCTATAACAATATCAAGAATTGGGACTATGCCGGCATTATCGAGGTCTTCAACGCCGACGAAGGCAAGGGCAAGGGCTTCCGCGCGACCAATGGTGGCGAACTCGCCGATGCCATCAAGGCAGCTCTCGCCAATAAAGCCGGACCGACCCTGATCGAATGCGTGATCGATCGCGACGATTGCACCAGCGAATTGATTTCCTGGGGCCGTCGGGTGGCGACGGCCAATGCGCGCCCGCCGGCAAAATAGGCTCAATATCTTTCAGCCTAAAAAAAGGCTTGTGCATCGGACGTTGACGTCAACGCCCGATGCTTCCAATTCCCGATCGGTCTTCCCGCATACAAGGCAGACAATGTCCATTACGACGGCGGAACAAATTCCTTCCCAGGCAGCGGCGGCGCCTTCGCAGCCGGCGACATTGCAACCGCTCTATTTCCTCGCCTGGCTCCTGTGCGCGATCTTTTATTTCTACCAATATGCCGTGCGGTCCGCGCCGGGCGTCATGCAGGAGCAATTGACGCAAGCCTGGGGTGGCAATCATATCGGCGCGATGATCTCCGCCTATTATATCGCCTATGCCGTGATGGCGCTGTTGGCAGGCGTGCTGCTCGATCGTTATGGCGCGCATGCAACGATCCCGGCCGGCATCGCCGTCGTCGGCATCGGCAGTGTCGTCTTTGCCCAGGGGAGTGAGAGCGCCGGCATGATCGGCTTCGTCCTGCAGGCGATCGGCGCGATCTTCGCGTTCATTGGCTCGTCCTATGTGGCGGCCCGTTATCTGCCAGCCAGCATGCTGGCGATTTTCGTGGGTTT contains:
- a CDS encoding outer membrane protein assembly factor BamE; this encodes MPYDHLSIARHRSRQVLALSLGLALSLGLGGCLGFDGQIVHGYQLDARTQQQVRIGASAEQILTLLGTPSTTSTVGGDAWYYITQVTDHSFQFLAPKLVDQRVFAVYFDKSKKVTRVANYGMEDGKVIDFITRTTPTGGAESTFLKGMLLNLMRFSS
- a CDS encoding response regulator transcription factor is translated as MLVIIDEREIVTSGYVSRFANEGISSTGFRPEEFGDWVRSAAETDLFAVEAFLLGDCQERQGLPKIIRERSPAPLIALNDTASLEQTLSLFAAGADDVVRKPVHVREILARVGAIKRRHEERQDSTLIGDLRVFFDGRDPEVKGSTLQLPRRERRILEYLVNNRGRRVSKTQIFNSIYGIFDEKIEENVVESHISKLRKKLRRQLGYDPINSVRYLGYCFEDSRV
- a CDS encoding endonuclease/exonuclease/phosphatase family protein, whose product is MAALVTPTVETLMPLGSDFFASGIEGPATTAHARDLVAQADVLHTLELHQPSGTAETFIKPSLRVAAWNLERCKHVEASEALLRRSGADICLLSEMDNGMARSSNLHTTRELAKKLGTGYLFGVEFIEFGLGTPEEEERFKGQKNILGLHGNAILSPLPMRDNALLPLDDGTIWYGLNWHHRRIGGRNAILTSIECAHMNILFISTHFETLTKPEGRRAQIDLILEELAKRGQADHVVIAGDFNTATLPDIDGMASHPDWFEAPEIFEPMFTSLREAGFEWLRGNDRGQTRRRLDDGRPPPVLRRIDWFFTKGLEVSNPQIWPAVDEAGNPLSDHEMISLDISLVPPRV
- a CDS encoding alpha-keto acid decarboxylase family protein, whose translation is MTYTVGSYLGERLAQIGLKHHFAVAGDYNLVLLDQLLTVKGTEQVYCCNELNCGFSAEGYARANGASAAVVTFSVGAISAFNAVGSAYAENLPLILISGAPNSNDHGSGHVLHHTIGTTDYTYQLELAKKITCAAVSIISPDHAPTLIDHAIRTALREKKPAYIEIACNVSGLPCAAPGPVSALLPTTPSDSATVNAAVEAAVEFLSKREKIVLLIGSKLRAAGAEAEAIKLADALECAVATMAAAKSFFPEDHPHYIGTYWGEVSSAGVKEIVDWADGILCLGPVFNDYSTVGWTAWPKGPNVLVADKDEITLTDHAFNGITLKEFLATLTERLKGVKKNATMVEFHRVVRPVAPTIAADPKAKLMRAEMARQIETVLTENTTLVVETGDSWFNAMRMKLPHGARVEFGMQWGHIGWSIPATFGYAVAEPDRRIVTMVGDGSFQLTAQEVAQMVRRNLPVIIFLINNHGYTIEVEIHDGPYNNIKNWDYAGIIEVFNADEGKGKGFRATNGGELADAIKAALANKAGPTLIECVIDRDDCTSELISWGRRVATANARPPAK
- a CDS encoding glycoside hydrolase family 15 protein, with the translated sequence MSLKIEDYALIGDCETAALVGRDGSIDWLCWPRFDSGACFAQLLGGPDNGRWLIAPGDPSARISRHYRDGTLILETLIETDEGAAIVIDCMPLKIRGSHVVRIVRGLRGTVKFKTEWIVRFEYGSIVPLIRRHEDGGLHAVAGPDRVILRTPVMLEPQGADPRATYGAEFDVVAGESVDFTLSHVLSYADVLRPIDPEKALEQTDRTWTAWTGLGNWGKGTRGQEVWTPTIQRSLVTLRGLIFQRSGAIIAAPTTSLPEQLGGTRNWDYRFCWLRDATFTLLALMNTGYTNEAVKWRSWLVRALGGEPSQVRILYSVGGERHQPESILPWLAGYEGAQPVRIGNGAAGQLQLDLYGEVLDALYQSRRHGLVQDDVDWPLQCALLTHLETIWREPDDGIWEVRGGRQHFTYSKVMCWVAFDRGVKSIEQFGLPGPLDHWRDLRAMIHAEICEKAYDAEIGAFTQSYGSKLLDASTLLLGLVGFLAVDDPRLRGTVTAIERDLLRDGLVCRYNTNETLDGLPPGEGVFLACSFWLVDNFILLGRIDEAKALFERLLSLANDLSLLSEEYDTTTHRLVGNFPQAFSHIALVNSACNLAHVAKPLEQRTGCSMQSRML